The sequence below is a genomic window from Deinococcus terrestris.
TGCCCTTCATGCCGGGGCGCACCCGTTTGGTGCGGGCGGGTTCGTCCCAGTCGTCCGAGGCGGTCACGCTGCCGTGGTGGGTGGTCTGCCCGAGGATGAAGGTTTCATCCGGCCACCGCTCGCGCACAAGCTGCCCGAGGTTGAGTTCGCCCCGCGCCCACCCCATCTCGCTCGCGCGGGCGTCTCCCAGGTGCGAGTTGTGCGCCCAGACCACGACTTTTTGCGGTCGCCCCCCAGCCTCGCCGTGTTCGACCAGTGTCGCCAGCGTCTCGGCCATATGCGAGTCGCGGATATTCCACGATTCCTCGCGGCCCCGGAACATGGAGCGGTAATAGCTTTCGGCGTTCTTGGCGAGGCGGGCGTTCTGCTCGGCGTAGAAAAGTTCGTCGCCGCCCAACGGCCCGTGCGCGGTGTCCGGCCCGCGGCGCTGGAGTTCGAGGAGTTGGGCGACGGCGGCGTCCTCGCACGGCTCCTGGCGGCCGTATTCGGTGGCGTACCCGTACGCCTGTGGGTTGTCCCCGAAGTGGTCGAAGCAGGCGTAGCGCTTCCGGGCGCGGCCCGCCGCCTCGGGGTCCACTCCTTCCAGATAGCGCACGACCTCCGAGACCGAGCGGTGCAGGCTGTAGAGGTCGAGGCCGTAGAAGCCCGCCTCCCGCCCTGGGTGCCGCACGCCAAAGTCCCGCAGCCAGCGGGCGAACTCGGCCACGTCCTCGTTGCGCCACATCCAGCGGGGAAAGCGGGAGAAGTCGCTCAGGGCCTCTATCGCGTCCCCGTCTTCCCCCTGGCCGCGCACCCAGCGGTTGACCCGGTAGGCGTCGGGCCAGTCGGCTTCTGCGGCGACGGCGGTAAAGCCCTTCTCCTCAATCAGCCGCCGGGTCAGCCGCGCCCGCTCGCGGTAGAACTCGTGGGTGCCGTGTGAGGCCTCCCCGATCAGCACGAAGCGGGCCTCCCCGATCCGTTCCAGCAGGGCGCCGTAGTCGGCAGAGGCTCCGGTCAGGGGCCGGGCGGCGGTCTGGAGGGGGTCGGTCATGGTCACTCCTGAGGGTGGGCGGCGCGGATCAGGGCCTCGCGCACTTCCTCGTCGGTCGTCTGGGCGAAGTCGCGGTAGAACTGGCCCACGGCCATGAAGTCGGCTGGGGTGTGGAGGCAGATCACCTCGTCGGCCTGGGTTGCCAGGGCGCGGGCCGTCTCGGGTGGGGCGACGGGCACAGCCACGACGACGCGGGCGGGGGAGAGTGCTCGCAGTGCCAGCAACCCCGCCCGCAGGGTCGCCCCGGTCGCCACGCCGTCGTCCACGAGGAGCACAGTGCGTCCGGTGACGGGGGCGGGGGTGCGGCCCTCCCGGTACACCTGCTCCCGGCGGGCGAGTTCGGCGCGTTCTCGGGCTTCTACCGCTGCAATCGCGTCCGGCGTCACCCCCGCGCGGTGAATCAGGTCATGGTTCAGGTAGCGCACGCCCCCGGAGGCGACGGCGCCCATCGCCACCTCCTCGTAACCGGGGAGGCCCAGCTTGCGCACCAGAAACACGTCGAGCGGTGCCCCCAGCGCCCGCGCCACCTCCGCGCCCACGGGGACGCCTCCACGCGGCAGGGCCAGGACGGTGGTATTCGGCCAGGCGCCCCGCTCGCTCAGCCGGGCGGCGAGCTGCTCGCCCGCGTCCCGGCGGTTCAGGAAGGGAGGATAGGACATGGTGGACCTCGCCCCGATTGTGGACAGGTGGCCCGGCCCGCGCCACCCCGACTCGCTTTACCCGGCTGGGGCAGTGGCCTCACGCGGGGCGCCCACAGGGGAGAGCCGCACGAGGAAGGGCGCGGCGAGGTCGGTATTGTCCACCAGCACGCCCGCGTGCCGCTCAGGGTCGGCCTCGCGGAAATACAGGCGATTTCCCTCCACGTAACGCCGGTTGGACTCCGCCTGCGGGTTGGGCGAGCCGTACTCCGGCCCCCGCGCCGCCCCACGCGGCACCGACACCTCGAAGGGGACGCGCAAGAAGACCGAATCGTCCCACACGCCCCGCAACTCCGGGCGGTGCAGGAAGAGACCGTCCACGATCAGGACGCTGCCGGGCAGGGTGACCCGCTCCGGCTCCTGTACGGGCGAGTCGGTGGTGTGGTCGAAGATTGCCGTGTGGTAGCGCCCCGAGCCCCCCGGCCCAAGGGGATCAAGCAGCGCCGAGCGCAGGCCCGCAAGGTCGTAGGAGTCCCGGTAGAACCCCTCCGGCGAGGTGCGGCCCCGGCGGTAGCGCACGGCCCTGGGAGCATGAAAGCCGTCTATCGAAGCTCGGATAACGGTTTGGCCCCTCGCCCGCAAAGCCTCCGCCAATTCGTCCGCAAAAGTGGTTTTGCCCGCGCCGTCCACCCCGTCCACGGCCACGCGCAGGACCGGGGCGGCGGGCTGGGCTTCGAGGCGGTCAGCGAGGGCAGCCAGCAGCCCTGCACGGACGCTCACAGCTTCAGGTCGCCCTTCTCCGTCACGTTCAGGCCCTGCGCCACGTCCCGCGCGGCGGTCTGGCGTTCGCGGTCGAGGTAGGTCTGGGCCTGCGAGACCTCGCGCCCCAGCACCTGAATGGTGTCCTTGAAACGGTCGAGGGCCTGGGTGCGGTAGGTGCTGATCGCGTCGAGCGCCCCATACACCTCGCGGAAGGCCTGCTGAATCACCTGCGGGTCCACCGTCGCGCTGCCCGCCTGCCGCTGAATCTCGGTGGACTGCTGCCTCAGCAGGCTGGCGGTCGAACCGATCATCTTGCCCGTCGTGTCGTTGATCGCCGTGACCTGACCCAGCACCGCCTGCTGGGTGCCCAGCGCCTGCGCGACCATGATGGCGGTCCGCAGCGCACTCACCGTCGTGGTGGTCGCCCGGTCCACCCCCTTGATCAGTTCGAGGTTATTGCGCCGCACGAGGTCGAGGGCGAGGTACCCCTGAATCGCCACCGCGAGTTGCGTCAGCAGGTCGGTCACCCGCTGCCGCACCGCGAACAGCAGTTCCTCCCGGACCACGCGGGCCTTTTCGGGGTCGGTCTGTTCCAGCGTGTGCAGCCGCGTGGTGAGCGCCTCGTCCACCGCTGTCCCGACGTGGGCGTACTGGCGCAGCTTCTGCATGGTTTCCCAGAGGTGGACCTTTTCCGTCTCGATGCTGGCGTTGTCCCGGCGCAGTTCGTCCTGCGAGCGGTAGAGCGTCTCCAGAATCCCGTTGAGGTGGCTCTGGGCGCTCTGGTAGCGGTCCATCGCGCCCACGGCCTTGCGGCCGCCCGGCAGCTTGCGCAGGAAGCCCCGCGCGGTCGGCGTGCGGGTGGGGTCAAGGTCTTCCACCGTGCGCCGCAGGTCGGTCAGGCCCTTGAGGATGTCGCTGCCCTCCGCGAGCGAGCCCGCCTT
It includes:
- a CDS encoding erythromycin esterase family protein, translated to MTDPLQTAARPLTGASADYGALLERIGEARFVLIGEASHGTHEFYRERARLTRRLIEEKGFTAVAAEADWPDAYRVNRWVRGQGEDGDAIEALSDFSRFPRWMWRNEDVAEFARWLRDFGVRHPGREAGFYGLDLYSLHRSVSEVVRYLEGVDPEAAGRARKRYACFDHFGDNPQAYGYATEYGRQEPCEDAAVAQLLELQRRGPDTAHGPLGGDELFYAEQNARLAKNAESYYRSMFRGREESWNIRDSHMAETLATLVEHGEAGGRPQKVVVWAHNSHLGDARASEMGWARGELNLGQLVRERWPDETFILGQTTHHGSVTASDDWDEPARTKRVRPGMKGSLEERLHAVGGDFWLDLRVPEVADVLGEETLQRFIGVIYRPETERWSHYVHTRPAAMYDALVHFDRTTALVPLDATSGVEEEGEVPDTYPAGL
- a CDS encoding nucleoside/nucleotide kinase family protein, producing the protein MSVRAGLLAALADRLEAQPAAPVLRVAVDGVDGAGKTTFADELAEALRARGQTVIRASIDGFHAPRAVRYRRGRTSPEGFYRDSYDLAGLRSALLDPLGPGGSGRYHTAIFDHTTDSPVQEPERVTLPGSVLIVDGLFLHRPELRGVWDDSVFLRVPFEVSVPRGAARGPEYGSPNPQAESNRRYVEGNRLYFREADPERHAGVLVDNTDLAAPFLVRLSPVGAPREATAPAG
- a CDS encoding toxic anion resistance protein; the protein is MSADKPGPLTPPDTLLQAPEAVAPVQAQEAPEMVPLSAEDRTRLDTMARAFVEDVLHAGTHSPDFKRKLDAVHDLGVPEQRAAAQVSSRMLERPLRATKAGSLAEGSDILKGLTDLRRTVEDLDPTRTPTARGFLRKLPGGRKAVGAMDRYQSAQSHLNGILETLYRSQDELRRDNASIETEKVHLWETMQKLRQYAHVGTAVDEALTTRLHTLEQTDPEKARVVREELLFAVRQRVTDLLTQLAVAIQGYLALDLVRRNNLELIKGVDRATTTTVSALRTAIMVAQALGTQQAVLGQVTAINDTTGKMIGSTASLLRQQSTEIQRQAGSATVDPQVIQQAFREVYGALDAISTYRTQALDRFKDTIQVLGREVSQAQTYLDRERQTAARDVAQGLNVTEKGDLKL
- a CDS encoding phosphoribosyltransferase, whose product is MSYPPFLNRRDAGEQLAARLSERGAWPNTTVLALPRGGVPVGAEVARALGAPLDVFLVRKLGLPGYEEVAMGAVASGGVRYLNHDLIHRAGVTPDAIAAVEARERAELARREQVYREGRTPAPVTGRTVLLVDDGVATGATLRAGLLALRALSPARVVVAVPVAPPETARALATQADEVICLHTPADFMAVGQFYRDFAQTTDEEVREALIRAAHPQE